In one window of Paraflavitalea soli DNA:
- the radC gene encoding RadC family protein, with protein sequence MQAKNYPIKDWAEDDRPREKLLSKSPNTLSNSELLAILIQYGIKGKSAVDLAQDIMRFSKNDLNNLFKVTVKELMSVKGVGMTKAVSIVAALELGRRRHALESFAGSVVTNSRDVAQYLRTLLRDRPSEVFAVMYLSQSNRITHFHIVSEGGITGTIADPRLIIKQALEENAVNLILCHNHPSGNLQPSAADQLLTQKIKQSALLFDIKVLDHIIVSEEGYYSFADEGTL encoded by the coding sequence ATGCAAGCGAAGAATTACCCTATCAAAGACTGGGCAGAAGACGACAGGCCCAGGGAAAAACTACTTAGCAAAAGTCCCAATACCCTGAGCAATTCGGAATTATTGGCCATCCTGATCCAATATGGGATCAAAGGAAAGTCGGCCGTAGACCTGGCCCAGGATATTATGCGGTTCAGTAAAAACGACCTGAATAACCTTTTTAAGGTGACTGTCAAGGAGTTAATGAGCGTAAAAGGTGTAGGCATGACCAAGGCTGTGTCTATTGTGGCAGCATTGGAACTGGGGCGCCGCCGCCATGCCCTGGAATCTTTTGCCGGATCGGTGGTTACCAATAGCCGGGATGTAGCCCAATACCTGCGTACGCTTTTGAGGGACCGTCCTTCCGAGGTATTTGCCGTCATGTACCTCAGCCAATCCAACAGGATCACCCATTTTCATATTGTAAGTGAAGGAGGGATTACCGGCACTATTGCGGATCCCCGGCTCATTATTAAGCAGGCGCTGGAAGAAAATGCCGTCAACCTGATATTATGCCATAACCACCCTTCCGGTAACCTGCAACCCAGTGCGGCCGACCAGTTACTCACGCAAAAGATCAAGCAGTCCGCCCTTTTGTTCGACATCAAAGTGCTGGACCATATCATCGTGAGCGAAGAAGGATATTACAGTTTTGCTGATGAAGGCACTTTGTGA
- a CDS encoding ribose-phosphate pyrophosphokinase, which produces MSVKVFSGTGSQYLAEKIARKYGITLGKITISRFSDGEIQPVFQESIRGDMVFLIQSTFAPAENLLELLLMIDAARRASAYKVVAVIPYYGYARQDRKDKPRVAIGSKMIANMLVAAGADRVITMDLHAPQIQGYFDIPVDHLDSSAIFIPYIQQLQLENLTFAAPDVGSANRIREIATYFNAEMVICDKHRKRANEIASMVVIGDVTDRDVVLIDDICDTGGTLAKAAGLLKDKGARSVRALCTHPVLSGNAYSNIENSVLEELVVCDTIPLKQKISKIKLLSVAELFAVAIRNAYENRSITGLFIHSQLRNK; this is translated from the coding sequence ATGTCTGTCAAGGTCTTCTCGGGTACAGGATCACAATACCTGGCCGAAAAAATAGCCCGAAAATACGGGATTACATTAGGAAAAATTACAATTTCAAGGTTTAGTGATGGGGAAATCCAGCCTGTTTTCCAGGAAAGTATCCGGGGCGACATGGTTTTCCTGATCCAAAGCACTTTTGCTCCTGCTGAGAACCTGTTGGAATTGCTATTAATGATCGATGCTGCCCGCCGCGCCTCTGCCTACAAAGTGGTGGCCGTGATCCCTTATTATGGGTATGCCCGGCAGGACCGGAAAGATAAACCCCGGGTGGCCATTGGTTCAAAAATGATTGCCAATATGTTGGTGGCCGCCGGTGCCGACAGGGTGATTACCATGGACTTACATGCTCCACAGATCCAGGGTTACTTTGATATTCCGGTGGATCACCTGGATAGCTCGGCCATTTTTATACCTTATATACAGCAACTTCAGCTGGAAAACCTTACCTTCGCGGCCCCTGACGTGGGAAGTGCCAACAGGATACGGGAAATTGCTACTTATTTCAACGCAGAAATGGTGATTTGTGATAAGCACCGCAAACGGGCCAATGAGATCGCAAGTATGGTGGTGATCGGGGATGTAACAGACCGGGATGTGGTGTTGATAGATGATATCTGTGATACCGGCGGTACCCTTGCCAAAGCAGCAGGGTTGTTGAAAGATAAAGGAGCCCGTAGTGTGAGAGCTTTGTGTACCCATCCGGTTTTGAGCGGCAATGCTTACTCAAATATCGAGAACAGTGTGCTGGAAGAATTGGTAGTTTGTGATACGATCCCTTTGAAGCAGAAGATCTCAAAGATCAAGTTGCTGAGTGTAGCGGAACTGTTTGCGGTGGCCATCAGAAATGCCTACGAAAACAGGAGTATTACCGGGTTGTTCATCCACAGCCAGTTGAGGAATAAATAA
- a CDS encoding 50S ribosomal protein L25 yields the protein MKSITIEGQLRTGTGKKAARQLRSQGQVPSVIYGGTQEINFSAPVLAFKSLVYTAEFLLADIKVGGKTYQCILKDLQFDTVTDQLAHIDFLELVQDKPVIATIPLKFTGSSAGVKAGGKLITKIKSLKVKTLPRFLKENIEVDLTTLELNGNVRVEDVKIEHYEILNSPRIPIASVVMTRQLKQEEATAPAAGAKAAAKPAAAAAAKPAAAAAAKPAAKK from the coding sequence ATGAAATCAATTACAATTGAAGGCCAACTGAGGACCGGAACCGGGAAGAAAGCCGCCCGCCAACTCCGCTCTCAGGGTCAGGTACCCAGTGTAATTTACGGCGGTACACAGGAAATCAACTTTTCTGCTCCTGTGTTGGCTTTCAAATCGCTCGTGTACACTGCTGAATTCTTATTAGCGGATATTAAAGTAGGTGGCAAAACCTACCAGTGTATCCTGAAAGATCTGCAATTTGATACTGTTACAGATCAACTGGCGCATATCGACTTCCTGGAGCTGGTACAGGACAAACCTGTTATTGCTACCATTCCTTTGAAGTTTACCGGTTCTTCTGCTGGTGTAAAAGCTGGTGGTAAACTGATTACCAAGATCAAATCTTTGAAGGTTAAGACCCTCCCCAGGTTCCTGAAGGAGAATATCGAAGTTGATCTTACTACATTGGAACTCAATGGCAACGTACGGGTAGAAGACGTGAAGATCGAGCATTATGAAATACTCAACTCCCCCCGTATTCCTATTGCTTCTGTGGTAATGACCCGTCAGCTGAAACAGGAAGAAGCTACTGCTCCTGCTGCTGGCGCCAAGGCCGCTGCCAAACCTGCTGCCGCTGCTGCTGCGAAACCCGCTGCCGCTGCTGCTGCAAAACCGGCTGCAAAGAAATAA
- the pth gene encoding aminoacyl-tRNA hydrolase — translation MSKFLVVGLGNIGTDYVGTRHNIGFDVVDALARKHGAFFRVDRLAEVAEVKWKGRQLIIVKPTTYMNLSGKAVKYWMDKEKVQLDNTLVILDDLALSLAKLRLRGSGSDAGHNGLKSIQETLLTDKYPRLRFGIGNNFPKGRQVDFVLGRWDDPELPVVKQKVEKCVEIIESFTTIGIERTMNEANKLEFPL, via the coding sequence ATGTCAAAATTCCTGGTCGTTGGTTTGGGTAATATAGGCACAGATTACGTGGGTACCCGTCACAATATTGGGTTCGATGTAGTGGATGCCCTCGCCCGGAAACACGGTGCTTTCTTCAGGGTAGACCGCCTGGCCGAAGTGGCAGAAGTGAAATGGAAGGGAAGGCAATTGATAATTGTCAAACCGACCACTTATATGAACCTCAGCGGTAAGGCCGTTAAGTACTGGATGGATAAAGAAAAGGTTCAATTGGATAATACATTGGTCATTTTAGACGATCTGGCACTTAGTTTGGCTAAATTACGTTTGCGTGGTTCGGGTAGCGATGCCGGTCATAATGGTCTGAAAAGTATACAGGAAACCCTTTTGACGGACAAATATCCACGGCTGCGTTTTGGCATCGGGAACAATTTTCCCAAAGGCAGACAAGTGGATTTTGTGTTGGGACGATGGGATGATCCGGAGCTGCCTGTCGTGAAACAAAAGGTTGAGAAATGTGTTGAAATCATTGAAAGCTTTACTACTATTGGTATCGAAAGGACTATGAATGAAGCGAATAAATTGGAGTTTCCACTATGA
- a CDS encoding fumarylacetoacetate hydrolase family protein: protein MKIFCVGRNYVAHAKELGNEVPDEPIIFMKPKSALLQAHTPFYYPEFTNELHYECELVLRISKNGKYIQDRFASKYYDAVTVGIDFTARDIQNELKEKGLPWEKAKAWDNSAVIGKWIPLQNIKNKKDINFCLYKNKELVQQGNSNLMINNFDKVVAYISNYFSVNIGDLVFTGTPAGVGECVVGDELEGFIEDDSLMSVEVK, encoded by the coding sequence ATGAAAATTTTCTGTGTAGGCCGTAATTATGTGGCTCACGCAAAAGAATTGGGTAATGAGGTTCCTGACGAACCCATCATTTTTATGAAACCCAAGAGTGCTTTATTGCAGGCACACACGCCATTTTATTATCCCGAGTTTACGAACGAATTGCATTACGAATGTGAATTGGTATTGCGGATTTCCAAAAATGGAAAATATATCCAGGATCGCTTTGCCAGTAAATATTATGATGCAGTAACCGTAGGTATTGACTTTACAGCAAGGGATATTCAGAATGAATTGAAAGAGAAAGGACTACCCTGGGAAAAGGCCAAGGCCTGGGACAATTCTGCTGTGATCGGAAAATGGATTCCTCTCCAGAATATCAAGAATAAAAAGGATATCAATTTCTGTCTGTATAAAAATAAGGAATTGGTGCAGCAGGGTAATTCTAACCTGATGATCAATAACTTCGATAAGGTAGTTGCATATATTTCCAACTATTTCTCTGTCAATATCGGTGACCTGGTTTTTACAGGTACCCCTGCCGGTGTAGGCGAGTGTGTGGTAGGTGATGAGCTGGAAGGCTTTATTGAAGACGACAGCCTGATGAGTGTTGAAGTTAAATAA
- a CDS encoding alpha-ketoacid dehydrogenase subunit alpha/beta encodes MAQIYEANRSVCKYVHSTSRGHEAIQLAAAFQLLPCDYVSPYYRDESLLLGLGFTPYQLMLQLLAKADDPFTGGREYYSHPNYRGPDKPGIIHQSSATGMQVIPTTGIAQGIQYLEAHLAGRLQKGPNGDLPVVVCSLGDASMTEGEVSEAFQVAILKKLPIIYLVQDNGWGISVSAEEARVMDAYEYAGGFPGMERVRIDGSNFEESFDNMRRVVQYVRQHRTPYLVQAKVPLLGHHTSGVRKEFYRTAADLEKHLADDPVPRLRQQLICKGITEAQLQSIEQEAAALVAGHFSQAIQAPEPDIATVGDFVFAPTPVQEEKGQRNDSSLSSNTSGKIVMVDAALFAIREIMEDHPEAILYGQDVGRRLGGVFREAATLAEQFGDHRVFNTAIQEAYIIGSTVGMSAVGLKPIVEVQFADYIYPGFNQLVTEISKSCYLSCGKYPVQTVIRVPIGAYGGGGPYHSGSVETTLLSIKGLKIAYPSNAADMKGLMKAAFLDPNPVIMLEHKGLYWSKVPGTEDAKTLEPSRDYILPLGKGNIVLKASEDAINRGESCCIITYGMGVYWAKAAALHFPGQVEVVDLRTLYPLDEELVFSTVSKHGKCLVLTEEQQQNSFAEALAGRISRHCFRYLDAPVEITGTINIPAIPMNIHLEQAAMPDPEKVKTAISRLLLF; translated from the coding sequence ATGGCCCAAATCTATGAGGCTAACCGGTCTGTTTGTAAATATGTCCATTCCACCTCCCGGGGTCATGAGGCGATCCAACTGGCCGCCGCTTTCCAGTTATTACCCTGCGACTACGTTAGTCCTTATTACCGCGATGAGAGCCTTTTACTGGGCCTGGGCTTTACCCCTTACCAGTTGATGCTTCAGTTGCTGGCCAAGGCGGATGACCCCTTTACAGGGGGCAGGGAATATTATTCGCACCCGAATTACCGGGGCCCGGATAAGCCCGGCATCATTCACCAAAGCAGCGCTACGGGTATGCAGGTGATCCCCACAACCGGCATTGCGCAGGGTATCCAATACCTGGAAGCTCACCTGGCCGGGCGCTTGCAGAAAGGTCCCAATGGCGATTTGCCGGTGGTGGTCTGCTCATTGGGCGATGCCAGCATGACGGAAGGGGAGGTGAGTGAGGCTTTCCAGGTAGCCATTTTGAAAAAGCTTCCCATTATTTACCTCGTACAGGACAATGGCTGGGGTATCAGTGTGAGTGCAGAAGAGGCCCGGGTAATGGACGCTTACGAGTACGCTGGCGGCTTTCCCGGCATGGAACGCGTACGTATCGATGGTAGTAATTTTGAGGAAAGTTTCGATAATATGCGGCGCGTAGTGCAGTATGTAAGGCAGCATCGTACCCCCTATCTGGTACAGGCCAAAGTGCCGTTGCTGGGACACCATACGAGTGGCGTACGCAAAGAGTTTTACCGTACTGCTGCCGACCTGGAAAAGCACCTGGCGGATGACCCCGTTCCACGCCTTCGGCAACAGCTTATCTGCAAAGGCATCACAGAAGCCCAGTTGCAGTCGATAGAGCAGGAAGCTGCTGCCCTGGTGGCCGGGCATTTCAGTCAGGCCATACAGGCCCCTGAGCCGGATATCGCCACCGTGGGCGATTTTGTTTTTGCCCCTACACCGGTGCAGGAGGAAAAGGGCCAGCGGAATGACTCTTCGCTAAGCAGCAATACCTCCGGAAAAATAGTGATGGTAGATGCCGCCTTGTTTGCCATCCGCGAAATAATGGAAGATCATCCGGAAGCCATCCTGTACGGACAGGATGTGGGGCGCCGCCTGGGAGGCGTATTCCGGGAAGCGGCCACACTGGCTGAGCAGTTTGGCGATCACCGGGTATTTAACACGGCCATCCAGGAAGCCTATATCATTGGTTCCACAGTGGGCATGAGTGCGGTCGGCCTCAAGCCGATCGTGGAGGTACAATTTGCCGACTATATTTACCCGGGTTTTAACCAACTTGTCACAGAAATCTCCAAATCATGTTACCTTAGCTGTGGAAAATACCCGGTACAAACCGTTATCCGGGTGCCCATTGGAGCTTATGGTGGCGGAGGCCCATACCATAGTGGGAGTGTGGAGACAACACTTTTGTCCATCAAAGGTCTTAAAATAGCCTATCCTTCCAATGCTGCAGACATGAAGGGCTTAATGAAAGCCGCCTTCCTGGACCCCAATCCTGTAATTATGCTGGAGCATAAGGGGCTTTACTGGAGTAAAGTGCCCGGTACTGAAGATGCCAAAACCCTTGAACCCTCCCGTGACTATATCCTGCCCCTGGGAAAGGGGAATATTGTGCTGAAAGCGAGTGAAGACGCCATCAACAGGGGCGAATCCTGTTGTATCATCACTTACGGAATGGGCGTATACTGGGCGAAGGCAGCTGCGCTGCATTTTCCCGGCCAGGTAGAAGTGGTAGACCTGCGCACCTTATATCCGCTGGATGAAGAGCTTGTTTTCAGCACCGTGTCGAAACACGGCAAATGCCTGGTGTTAACAGAAGAACAACAACAAAACTCCTTTGCTGAAGCGTTGGCCGGACGCATATCCCGCCACTGTTTCCGATACCTGGATGCGCCCGTAGAAATAACCGGTACTATCAATATTCCGGCCATACCTATGAATATACACCTCGAACAAGCTGCTATGCCTGATCCTGAAAAAGTAAAAACTGCCATAAGCAGGCTGCTCTTGTTTTAG